The segment GCCATTCTCATCGCGGACCCCAAGGACATCGACCGCGCCACCGAGGGGATCCGCCTGGGCGCATACGACTATCAGACACGCCCCGTGAATCTGGCCAAGCTCGAAGCCGTCATTCAGCATGGCCTCGCTTATCAGCAACTCGCCCTGGCGAAAACGGAATTGCACCGCCGTCTGGACGAACGGCTCGGCCTAAGCAGCCTGATCGGCAGATCGCGGCTCATGGCGCAACTCTACAACGCGGTTCGCCTCATCGGACCAGCCGACACTCACGTCCTCATCTGCGGCGAACCGGGGGCCGGCAAGCGCCTGGTAGCGGAAGCGCTCCATCATAACAGCCCGCGGCGCGACAACCCCTTCGTGAGTCTGGACTGCCGCGGACTGCCCGAGGTGGTTATCCGGTCGGAGATGTTCGGCTACGCCATCGCGCGCGACATGGGCAATTCACCTTTGCGTCAAGGCCGCTTTCTGCTTGCCGACGGCGGCACTTTCTACTTGGCCGGCATCGAAGCACTCTCCCCCGCGCTGCAGGAAAGCCTGTATCAAGCGCTCCGGACAAGCAAGACCCCCCGCCCGGGCGACAACAGGCATGTCCGTGTTGATGTGCGTTTCCTGGCCTCCACGGATCAGCGGCTCGACCGCCTCGTCGCGCAGGGCGCATTCCATGCGAAACTCCACGAAACGGTCAGCCGTGTCGTCATCGAAACGCCGCCCCTGCGCAGACGGCCCGAAGATATCCCGCTGCTCGCGAACCGGCTGCTTAACGACGCGGCGGCTAGACACGCCAAGAACTTGGCCGGTTTCGAGAACGCCGTGCTCGACCTCTTCGCCCGCTACGAGTGGCCGGGCAACATCCGCCAACTCGAAAATACGATCGAGGGCATGGTCACCGCAGTCAGGTCCAATGCCCGGCTGCGCCTGCACGATGTGCCGGAACATATCCGGTTGGAGGCAAAGCCCGCCACCGACGAAATCACCGTTCGCGTGGGCATGACCATGGAGGAAGTGGAACGCCGGGTCATCGAGGAGACCCTTCGGCACTGCGACGGCGACAAGGCGCGTTGCGCCAAGATGCTCGGCATTGGCTTGCGCACGTTGTACCGCAAGCTGGTCGCTTACCAGGAAGGGTAGCCGCCCGAACGGCGGCACAATGCAAACCGAGCGCGAAAGGATGCCTCCTTCCCCTCGCGCTCTCATGCAATACAGCAACGCGCCGCTCACACGCGGCGCGAGGAATTGCTCACGCGTCTTTCTTTTGTTCCGGCTTGTCTTTGTCGGTCTCGTCCACTTCTTTAACGGCCGATTTGAACTCGGACACGGCCGTGCCAAGCGACTTGCCTACGCCAGCCAGCTTGCCGCCGCCGAACAGGACCAACACGATCGCCAGAATGATGAACAATTCCCACGGACCCCAGGTCATGGGCGTGCTCCTTGTCGTGGTTTGCCTTGTCAACACAAAGGATTATACTCTCCGCATAGTAACGAAACAAGAAGCTTGTCGGTTAACACCGGGGGAACACGCAGAGCGCGGGCCGGCGCCGAGCGGAATCAGGCGGGGCGCCCACCGCCCGGCCCCCGCGTTGTGTGTTTGCCTATGTTCTTGTATTGACTTGCCTTAGATCATATGCTAGAAGACCGTAAGCAAGGGGCTGCAGGAGCATGCGCCGGATGAAACGTGAGCGACATCCCCAGGACCTCCAGGCGGGCGACCCCCGTCTTATTGTGCAGTGGGCGCGCCGATACGCCAAGAGCCGGACCATATCGTTCCTCGTCCAGTGGGTGTTCATTGTTGCGATGGTCGTCGTTATCGGCGTCACCGCCGCGTTGACGAACATGGCCTACCAGTCCGGCAACGATGTGCTCGTCTACGTTTCCGTAGCCTTCATGGGACTGATGATCCTCGCTCTAACGTGGTTCTCGCTCTCACCGTGGGGCGGTGACCTTGTTTTCCGGATTACCCAATGGTTGTACGGCGAAGAGGGTTACGTGAGCTACTCCGAGGAAGCGGGCGAGGCTGATTCCGGCCGCGCCTGGCTCTTGACGGCCCTCGGCGGCGGCCTGGTCATCTATCACCTTGTCGGCGCATTGCTGGTAAGCCTGAACTACCTCTCCCTGCACCATTTGCAGCCGTTTTCGGCTCTGTACATGGCCCCGTTCCTCATCTACATGATCCGTGCGCAAGGATTAGGTTTTTGGGCGTGGTTCTGGCCCATTCTCTACGGGCTGCACGCCATTCTATTGCTCGCGGGCGCACCAATACGATTCCCCGGCCAGTGGACCATCCTCAACATGATCGTGCCCGTGTTCGGCTATGGCCTGGTAGCCATCATTGCGGGGCACGTCTACAGCCGGTATGCCCTGCGCAAACTGCGCCGGCTGGCCCGGTCCGGCCTGGACACCGCCCCGCCAGGAGACGATGAAACCTTGGCGTCCGGCAACGATGGAGCGCCGTCCTCATGACGGACCTGGACCGCACGATCCACGAACCGGCCCGGCTCCGGATACTCACGCTTCTATCCGGCGTGGACGCAGTGGATTTCAATTTCCTGCTGAGTACGCTCGGTCTTACGAAGGGCAACCTTTCTTCGCATATGGACAAGCTGGAGAGGGTGGGATACGTCGAGGTCGAGAAGAGTTTCAACGGCCGGATTCCCCACACGGAGTTCCGCATTACGGGCGAAGGCCGTTCCGCGCTGCGTGAGTACTGGCAGGGCATCGACGCCATACGCGCCATGCGCGACTTGCCGGAACGGGGCGACACAGCGCCTGAAAGCCCGCCAGGCGAGCCTGAACGTTCTTGACCCCTCAGCGGCCCTCTGGTTTCGCGCGCGCCGCTCGTTTCGCGGCACGCCCCGGCGCCGACAGCTTGATCACGAGCAATTCGAGCGCCAGTTCCGGATCGACGCCCGTGCTGCGCATCATGAACTGCGTTTCCGTACACAGGGCGAACGCGTCCCGCATTTTTGCGCAACCCAGCTTCTCGGCAAGGGGCTTGACCTTCTTCGCCAGAAAGGGGGTCAGCTTGGCGCCGCCATCCGGCGTCAAGACCGCATACGCGGACTTCAGCAGCCAGTTGAGCGTACCCATGATTTCGTCCGGATGCTTGCCGAAGGAAAGCAGCCGACGCAGGTGCGCGACAGCGGCGCCCATCTGTGATGTAGCGATAGCATCGGTCAGCGCCCAGACCGCCTCCTCCGCGATGTCGGCACAGGCATCGACCACATCGGAAAGCGCGATCCGCTCCTTGCCGCCCGCGAAGTCGGCTACCACCTGGACAGCGTTTTGGACATCCCCAAGACGGCTGCCCGCGCGCTGCAGCAGTTCGTCTACGGCGTCTCTGGCGATTTCCTTATGCCGCTTGCGCAGTTCGGTGTGCACCTCGGCTTCAAGCTGGCGCTTCTCCAGTTCCGGGCATTCAATGATGGCGCCCACGCGCTGACATGCCTTGAAAAACTTGAGACGGCGGTCAACCTCCGAGGCTATGAGCACCATCACGGTGGCATCGTTCGGGTCCGCCAGATACGCATGCAGCGCCTTCCCGCGCGATTCCGTCTCATAGGCTTCGGCGTTGCGCACTTCGACGACGCGGCGCGGCGCCAGAAACGGCAGGGTCTGCGCTTCGAGCACTACGGCGCCGGCGTCCGTTTCATCCGCGTAAAACAGGGCATAGGCGAAGTCGCGCAGGGAAGATTCCACGAAGGCGTCGGCGATTGCCGCAGCGGCCCGCTGCGCGAGCACGGGTTCGAAGGTGGGATTGCGGCCCTTGCCCACACCTGGACAGAAGAGCACCACGGGCGGCGCCTGCCCGGGGTCAAACTGCTCTAGGAACTCTTGAACCAGCACACCGTCACCAAGGCTCCACCGTTCGGTAAAAGATGTCGGATGCCAATTGCTCAAGCGCTTCGGAGGCGGCCCGGTTTTCTTCTTCCGTCGAGAACGACCGCACAGTCGGCAGAAAAGCCTCGGAGTTGCCCCGCAACCGGTCAGACGATTGTCCCGCCGCGCGCGTATAGTACGTGGTCTCGCCCGCCAGCAGCGGCTCTTCCCAAAGCACCTCCCCGGTCTCCTTGTCGGTGAGACGCGCCGCCGCGGCTACGACTACAAGAAACTGGGTGACATTGTCCGCCTGGTCAAAGGTCAGGCCCTTCATCCTGTAATCGAGAATAGTGCCTTCGAGCAGCAAATCCGCGTTCTCGCGATTCGCGACATCGAGGCGCCCGTCCGTGACGAACTTGCGCACGATAGCGTTGGTCAAGGGGGCTTGCAGGTCATATTGCGGGCTCATGTCCTTGAACGAAGACACAAACACCGTCTGATACTTTGCAGGCAGCGTGCTCTCGGTCGTGTAACCGCAACCCGCAAGCGCCGCGCCTGTCAGCGCGGCCAGCACTGCCCATTGCGTCCTGTGTGTCACGCCTATTTCCGTTTCTCGCGGCCAATGCCCTTGCTGAACGGACTCTCCACCATGGGGTGTTCGTCCAGCCATGTCTGAGCGGTCTTTCCCGCTTCCGTCTCGCCATACTCCGCTACAACAATTTCATAGTACAGCCGCGCCGAGGCGAATTCCCGGCGCCGCTCGTAGAACTGTGCCGACTGAAGCCGCTGCGATGCGATGCCTTCCCGCATCTCGACCCGCTTTGCATCCAGGTCGGCGACCCTGGCATCCCCTGGAAAGCGGACCTTGAAATCATCTATGGCATTGATGGCGAGCTCACTGGGTCCCTGGTCATAGGCCGCCGGCAACGACATCCTGTAATAGCACATCGCCAAGCCTTCGCTCGCCTCGTCGACCCACTCGGAACCCGAATAGTCTTCCACGACCCGCCGGTATTCATATGCCGCCTCGACATAGCCCTCGCGCGCATAGTGGCACAACCCCACCTTATATTGCGCTTCCGCGGCCTCAGGCGTGAACGGCTGATTGCGAATCACCATCCCGTAGACCTCCGCCGCCCGTTTCAGCGGACGTTCCCGGAACAACGGCCACCAACGGTCCGCGCGCGCCGTCCCCTGCTGATAGAGGTCGTCGCCAATTTCGTACTGTTTCGAAATAACCGCGTCAAAGAGGTCCGTGTCGGGATAATTCGCCACCACCTGCTGAAACTCGCGCGCCGCGGCCAGGTGTTTGCCCTGCGCCAGACGGATCTCGCCCCGAAGGAACTGGTTATCGTCCGCGTATTCCGTGTCCCCGTAAAACTCCTCGAATTTTTCCGTCTCGCGGTAAGCCTCCTTGTACCGTTCCTTCATGAAGAGACTGCGCGCATACTCCACCTGCAGTTCCGGCGTTTCTTTCGGCAGATTCTTGATGTTGACCCAACGCCCGGTTTGGGGCGTCCAACGCCACTGGGCCTGTGCGCTCTGCATGACCAGCAATGCCAGCACGCACGCCAGGATGCCCGCACCTGTGCTCCTCGACATATGTTTCTCCATCCCGTGCCGAAGAATCGGGACACTGCTCCACCTTGGCGCAACGCCCATGTGAGCGCCCGATCCCGAATGGCCGTTTATGGACGTCATAGTAGCAGGGGCGCAACGCGCCACGCAAGGCGCTGATGCCCCTCCGCTTGCAGCCTGCGGGGGCGGAAACCGATAATAGCGGCTCGTGATGTCCTCTGAACAGGGACCAGATATCCATTCACGGGATTATTCGCCGATGAGCGTTCGTCTTCTGCATTTCTTGCTTGTTGCATCCGCCCTCCCTGCTGGTTGGGCCTTTGCACAACCCCTCCAGACACCGGTCGCGCCAGCAGGGCCGCAGGCGCCGCAGGCGCCCGCTACAACGCCGCCGGCGGCGGCGCTGGATGATACGGAAGAGACCGGCTTGTCGGCCGAACGCGGGGCCAAACTTGCCTCGGCGCTTGACCAGGTC is part of the Candidatus Hydrogenedentota bacterium genome and harbors:
- a CDS encoding sigma-54-dependent Fis family transcriptional regulator, giving the protein MTEKPQASVLIVERSREVGRATAAYLRDRRYGAEWVDTAEKAFACLDRGPFDAVVTELSLEHGDGLRVMAAARAQNPDICAILIADPKDIDRATEGIRLGAYDYQTRPVNLAKLEAVIQHGLAYQQLALAKTELHRRLDERLGLSSLIGRSRLMAQLYNAVRLIGPADTHVLICGEPGAGKRLVAEALHHNSPRRDNPFVSLDCRGLPEVVIRSEMFGYAIARDMGNSPLRQGRFLLADGGTFYLAGIEALSPALQESLYQALRTSKTPRPGDNRHVRVDVRFLASTDQRLDRLVAQGAFHAKLHETVSRVVIETPPLRRRPEDIPLLANRLLNDAAARHAKNLAGFENAVLDLFARYEWPGNIRQLENTIEGMVTAVRSNARLRLHDVPEHIRLEAKPATDEITVRVGMTMEEVERRVIEETLRHCDGDKARCAKMLGIGLRTLYRKLVAYQEG
- the holA gene encoding DNA polymerase III subunit delta, which codes for MLVQEFLEQFDPGQAPPVVLFCPGVGKGRNPTFEPVLAQRAAAAIADAFVESSLRDFAYALFYADETDAGAVVLEAQTLPFLAPRRVVEVRNAEAYETESRGKALHAYLADPNDATVMVLIASEVDRRLKFFKACQRVGAIIECPELEKRQLEAEVHTELRKRHKEIARDAVDELLQRAGSRLGDVQNAVQVVADFAGGKERIALSDVVDACADIAEEAVWALTDAIATSQMGAAVAHLRRLLSFGKHPDEIMGTLNWLLKSAYAVLTPDGGAKLTPFLAKKVKPLAEKLGCAKMRDAFALCTETQFMMRSTGVDPELALELLVIKLSAPGRAAKRAARAKPEGR
- the tatA gene encoding twin-arginine translocase TatA/TatE family subunit encodes the protein MTWGPWELFIILAIVLVLFGGGKLAGVGKSLGTAVSEFKSAVKEVDETDKDKPEQKKDA
- a CDS encoding transcriptional regulator codes for the protein MTDLDRTIHEPARLRILTLLSGVDAVDFNFLLSTLGLTKGNLSSHMDKLERVGYVEVEKSFNGRIPHTEFRITGEGRSALREYWQGIDAIRAMRDLPERGDTAPESPPGEPERS
- a CDS encoding LptE family protein; translation: MTHRTQWAVLAALTGAALAGCGYTTESTLPAKYQTVFVSSFKDMSPQYDLQAPLTNAIVRKFVTDGRLDVANRENADLLLEGTILDYRMKGLTFDQADNVTQFLVVVAAAARLTDKETGEVLWEEPLLAGETTYYTRAAGQSSDRLRGNSEAFLPTVRSFSTEEENRAASEALEQLASDIFYRTVEPW
- a CDS encoding tetratricopeptide repeat protein, whose amino-acid sequence is MSRSTGAGILACVLALLVMQSAQAQWRWTPQTGRWVNIKNLPKETPELQVEYARSLFMKERYKEAYRETEKFEEFYGDTEYADDNQFLRGEIRLAQGKHLAAAREFQQVVANYPDTDLFDAVISKQYEIGDDLYQQGTARADRWWPLFRERPLKRAAEVYGMVIRNQPFTPEAAEAQYKVGLCHYAREGYVEAAYEYRRVVEDYSGSEWVDEASEGLAMCYYRMSLPAAYDQGPSELAINAIDDFKVRFPGDARVADLDAKRVEMREGIASQRLQSAQFYERRREFASARLYYEIVVAEYGETEAGKTAQTWLDEHPMVESPFSKGIGREKRK